One Paraburkholderia agricolaris DNA segment encodes these proteins:
- a CDS encoding GntR family transcriptional regulator — MSVTSENIDLHDLLREAHALDRDSPLPLWVQVKNTLEAAIGHPGIGPNARVPSEQNLCELLGVSRPIVRLALDAMVKTGLITKVPRQGIYVTPRKTDVEFASMNESLFGEISRGHRVTTHVLSLSRDKPTQHEREVLALPPGADVLRLYRLYSVDDVPTALSWLVLAGHRVPGLEALIADNVSAYDVMSERYGLRIDFSERWFEAAVPTAEQAALLQLSDGQAVVAIESIGRTGDRLPLEYYKCLYSTAYSRIHVTAHARAGA, encoded by the coding sequence ATGTCAGTTACCTCTGAAAACATCGATCTCCACGACCTGTTGCGCGAAGCGCACGCACTCGATCGCGACAGCCCGTTGCCGCTTTGGGTGCAGGTCAAGAACACCCTCGAGGCCGCCATCGGCCATCCGGGCATTGGCCCGAACGCGCGCGTGCCGTCGGAACAGAACCTGTGCGAATTGCTAGGCGTCTCGCGGCCGATCGTTCGGCTCGCGCTCGACGCCATGGTCAAAACCGGTCTCATCACCAAAGTGCCGCGGCAGGGCATTTACGTCACGCCCCGAAAAACGGACGTGGAGTTCGCTTCGATGAACGAGAGCCTGTTCGGCGAAATCAGCCGTGGGCACCGGGTTACGACGCACGTGCTGTCCCTGTCGCGCGACAAGCCGACGCAGCACGAGCGCGAGGTGCTTGCGTTGCCGCCGGGCGCGGACGTTCTGCGGCTCTACCGGCTGTACTCGGTCGACGACGTGCCCACCGCATTGTCATGGCTGGTGCTGGCCGGACATCGCGTGCCGGGTCTCGAGGCGCTGATCGCCGATAACGTCTCCGCCTATGACGTGATGTCCGAGCGCTACGGCTTGCGCATCGATTTTTCCGAGCGCTGGTTCGAGGCGGCCGTTCCCACCGCGGAGCAGGCGGCGCTGCTGCAACTGTCGGACGGTCAGGCGGTTGTCGCGATCGAGTCGATTGGCCGCACGGGCGACCGCTTGCCGCTCGAGTACTACAAGTGCCTCTACAGCACCGCATACAGCAGGATCCACGTGACGGCGCACGCTCGCGCCGGGGCGTAG
- a CDS encoding acetoacetate--CoA ligase, whose product MNSDTAPLWQPGHDELTRSNLARFATAYGFDPADYATLHRWSISELDAFWNAVWDFTGVIGERGDIALERAGESEMFGARWYPQASLNFAENLLCGDDTRLAVIEAGEDGDLRRVTMGELRALVARAQSGLRRLGVARGDCVAGILPNNVDALVALLATASLGAVWASCSPDFGAPGIIDRAGQVNPKVLIAARSYVYNGKRFSLDENLALVMKGLGGLEHLVVTADEPGPLAACGVNCQTWKAMCDNAGATLTFERVPFAHPLYVMFTSGTTGLPKGIVHTTGGVLLQHRKEHMLHCDVRPGDVMSWYTNTAWMMYHWVISGLASHAAVVLYDGAPIVKRDDGLDHGVLWRVAEKAGVTHFGTSPRYLASLAEAQYEPGRLHDLSGLRSVLSAGAPVSAEQFDWLYRAVSKDMMFASISGGTEIIGCFVLGSPLHPVRRGEIACKGLGMAVDVLDERGASVIGRKGDLVCTEPFPSAPLTFWGENGNARFHAAYYEARPGIWTHGDLAEQTARDSVIIYGRTDTTLKPGGVRIGTAEIYRVVEAQPEIQDCIVFGRAIPDDEEVVLCVVMKDGYAMDDGFIARLRSEVRQKASPRHVPRHVYQVSAVPYTINGKRVEGAARSIVAGKPVKNLGSLANPDCLDEYAALRIEEHA is encoded by the coding sequence ATGAACAGCGATACCGCGCCGCTCTGGCAACCAGGGCATGACGAACTGACGCGCTCGAACCTCGCGCGCTTCGCGACTGCGTATGGTTTCGATCCGGCCGACTACGCCACGCTGCATCGCTGGTCGATCAGCGAACTCGACGCTTTCTGGAACGCGGTTTGGGACTTCACCGGTGTGATCGGCGAGCGCGGAGACATTGCGCTCGAGCGTGCGGGCGAGAGCGAGATGTTCGGTGCGCGTTGGTATCCGCAGGCGTCGCTCAATTTTGCCGAGAATCTGCTGTGTGGCGACGACACGCGTCTGGCCGTGATCGAAGCAGGCGAAGACGGCGACTTACGACGCGTCACGATGGGTGAACTGCGCGCGCTCGTTGCACGGGCGCAGTCCGGGTTGAGACGGCTAGGCGTGGCGCGCGGCGATTGTGTCGCGGGCATTTTGCCGAACAATGTGGACGCGCTGGTCGCGTTGCTCGCTACAGCTTCGCTCGGTGCAGTGTGGGCGTCCTGTTCACCGGACTTCGGCGCGCCCGGCATTATCGACCGCGCGGGCCAGGTGAATCCGAAGGTGCTGATCGCCGCGCGCTCATACGTCTACAACGGCAAGCGTTTTTCACTCGACGAAAATCTCGCGCTGGTGATGAAGGGACTCGGCGGTCTCGAGCATCTGGTCGTGACCGCCGACGAACCCGGTCCGCTGGCGGCCTGCGGCGTGAACTGCCAGACCTGGAAGGCCATGTGCGATAACGCCGGCGCGACGCTCACATTCGAACGCGTACCGTTCGCGCACCCACTGTACGTGATGTTCACCTCGGGCACGACCGGATTGCCGAAGGGCATCGTGCACACAACGGGAGGGGTGCTGCTGCAACATCGCAAGGAGCACATGCTCCATTGCGACGTGCGTCCCGGCGACGTGATGAGCTGGTACACGAATACGGCCTGGATGATGTATCACTGGGTAATTTCGGGCCTGGCGAGTCATGCGGCCGTGGTGCTGTACGACGGTGCGCCGATCGTCAAACGGGACGACGGCCTCGACCATGGCGTGTTGTGGCGTGTCGCCGAAAAAGCCGGGGTCACGCACTTCGGCACAAGCCCGCGCTATCTTGCGTCGCTTGCCGAAGCGCAGTACGAGCCGGGTCGGCTGCATGATCTGAGCGGGTTGCGCAGCGTGTTGTCGGCCGGCGCGCCGGTGTCGGCGGAACAGTTCGACTGGCTTTATCGGGCGGTCAGCAAGGACATGATGTTCGCGTCGATTTCGGGCGGCACGGAGATCATCGGTTGCTTCGTGCTTGGGTCGCCGCTGCATCCGGTACGGCGCGGCGAAATTGCGTGCAAGGGACTCGGCATGGCGGTCGACGTGCTCGACGAACGCGGGGCGTCGGTGATCGGGCGCAAGGGCGATCTCGTTTGCACGGAGCCATTCCCGAGCGCACCGTTGACCTTCTGGGGTGAAAACGGTAACGCGCGTTTCCACGCCGCCTACTATGAAGCACGCCCAGGTATCTGGACGCATGGCGATCTGGCCGAGCAGACGGCGCGCGACTCGGTGATCATCTACGGGCGTACGGACACGACGCTCAAGCCCGGCGGCGTGCGGATCGGCACGGCGGAGATCTATCGTGTCGTCGAGGCGCAGCCGGAGATTCAGGACTGCATCGTGTTCGGCCGCGCGATTCCCGACGACGAAGAAGTCGTGCTTTGCGTAGTGATGAAGGACGGCTACGCGATGGATGATGGGTTCATCGCCAGACTGCGCAGCGAAGTACGCCAGAAGGCGTCGCCGCGTCACGTACCACGTCATGTGTATCAGGTGAGCGCCGTGCCTTATACGATCAACGGTAAGCGGGTCGAAGGGGCGGCGCGCTCGATCGTCGCCGGCAAGCCCGTGAAGAACCTCGGTTCGCTTGCCAACCCCGACTGTCTCGACGAGTATGCCGCGCTGCGTATCGAGGAGCACGCATGA
- a CDS encoding thiolase family protein, translating into MSCDAREAYLLDGVRTPFGKYRGALAALDSLQLGQHVIGEMVARHPLAARPDAALFGVVVQAGLGQNPARIAAVRGGVDPSTPALTLNSVCLASLEAVCDATRRIRGGEGNHYLVGGFDSMSRAARLAPGEFDPPDAPLRSALHNDGLSCAISGLSMGDLSEQCNRALCIGRQEQDEWAMLSQQRAARSMAFREENELVPISSGGVLVSSDQGIRGDVSLAGMSALKPAFSPDGTITAANASQMSDGASAGIVVSGAVVARQGREPLARIVDWGWVAGPDATLHLKPAAAIRLLLKKQNLRASDIDLYEINEAFAAVAIASARELGLSTDVVNVNGGAIAIGHPLGASGFRLLLTLALELRRRGARRGIASLCGGGGQGLAVLIENTDFQ; encoded by the coding sequence ATGAGCTGTGATGCGCGAGAGGCCTATCTGCTGGACGGCGTGCGTACCCCGTTTGGAAAGTATCGTGGCGCATTGGCCGCGCTCGATTCGTTGCAACTTGGACAGCATGTGATCGGTGAAATGGTCGCGCGCCATCCTTTGGCCGCACGGCCCGATGCGGCGCTGTTCGGCGTGGTCGTGCAGGCGGGGCTCGGGCAGAATCCGGCACGCATTGCGGCGGTGCGGGGCGGCGTCGATCCGTCGACACCCGCACTCACGCTCAACAGCGTGTGTCTCGCGAGTCTTGAGGCAGTGTGCGACGCAACACGCCGGATACGCGGCGGAGAAGGAAACCATTACCTGGTGGGCGGATTCGATTCGATGTCCCGCGCCGCGCGGCTCGCGCCGGGCGAATTCGATCCACCGGACGCGCCGCTGCGCAGTGCGTTGCATAACGACGGCCTGAGTTGCGCGATCTCTGGTCTTTCGATGGGCGACTTATCCGAGCAGTGCAACCGGGCGCTCTGTATTGGCCGGCAGGAACAGGATGAATGGGCCATGCTGTCACAGCAGCGCGCGGCGAGGAGCATGGCGTTTCGCGAGGAAAACGAGCTGGTGCCGATATCGAGCGGCGGCGTGCTCGTGTCATCGGACCAGGGCATTCGCGGCGATGTCTCGTTAGCCGGAATGTCCGCGCTGAAACCCGCTTTTTCTCCTGACGGCACGATCACGGCGGCCAACGCTTCGCAGATGTCCGATGGTGCGAGCGCCGGCATTGTAGTGAGCGGCGCGGTCGTCGCCCGGCAAGGACGCGAACCGCTTGCCCGTATCGTCGACTGGGGCTGGGTGGCTGGGCCAGATGCGACCTTGCATCTGAAGCCGGCGGCGGCGATCCGATTGCTGCTGAAAAAACAGAACCTGCGTGCATCGGATATCGATCTCTACGAGATCAACGAAGCGTTTGCGGCGGTGGCGATTGCATCGGCGCGCGAACTGGGTTTATCGACGGACGTCGTGAATGTGAACGGTGGCGCGATCGCGATTGGTCATCCACTCGGCGCATCCGGTTTTCGCCTGTTGCTTACGCTGGCGCTGGAACTCAGGCGGCGCGGTGCGCGGCGTGGCATCGCTTCGCTATGCGGAGGCGGCGGGCAAGGTCTGGCGGTGTTGATCGAGAACACCGATTTTCAATGA
- a CDS encoding L-fuculose-phosphate aldolase — MNHNDIQKRQAIIDACRRMNALGINQGTSGNISVREPDGMLITPTSMPYDAMTPEDIVYMTLDGECQGTRQPSSEWRFHLDILLARPDVNAVVHAHPPYSTSLSILEQRIPPIHYMVAVAGGSDIRCAPYATFGTDELSANAVAALQDRKACLLAHHGMIATGTSLEKAMWLAVEVETLARQYLTCLQITEPPLLSEQEIERVISRMANYGHQD, encoded by the coding sequence ATGAACCACAACGACATCCAGAAACGCCAGGCGATCATCGACGCGTGCCGCCGCATGAACGCACTTGGCATCAACCAGGGCACGTCGGGCAACATCAGCGTACGCGAACCCGACGGCATGCTCATCACGCCGACCAGCATGCCCTACGACGCGATGACGCCCGAGGACATCGTGTATATGACGCTGGACGGCGAATGCCAAGGCACGCGCCAGCCATCGAGCGAATGGCGTTTCCATCTGGACATTCTGCTCGCGCGCCCCGACGTCAACGCGGTCGTGCACGCGCACCCGCCGTATAGCACGTCGCTGTCGATCCTCGAGCAACGCATTCCGCCGATCCACTACATGGTGGCCGTCGCGGGCGGCAGCGACATTCGCTGCGCCCCCTATGCGACGTTCGGCACAGACGAACTGTCGGCCAACGCGGTCGCCGCGCTGCAGGACCGTAAGGCTTGTCTACTCGCGCACCACGGCATGATCGCCACCGGCACCTCGCTCGAGAAGGCCATGTGGCTGGCGGTTGAAGTGGAAACACTCGCGCGTCAGTATTTGACCTGCCTGCAGATCACCGAACCGCCGCTGCTGTCCGAGCAGGAAATCGAGCGGGTTATTTCGCGGATGGCGAACTATGGTCATCAGGATTAG
- a CDS encoding sugar ABC transporter ATP-binding protein → MRTGEQRIAISMKNIGKRFGAVQALADANLEVACGTVHGLVGQNGAGKSTIIKVLAGIVTPDSGSIEIMGEPVGRLNPASVERLGVHFIHQDRLLVPTATIGEAVFLCHEPRAGIFISRRTMDRRAAELLKTYFDLELDPGLLVQDLTTAQQKIVQITRALAQKARVLVLDEPTAALVKKEVDSLFTVLRRLRDDGIAVIFISHYMQEIESLCDTVTVMRNGTDVGVVSPKQTPMDDIISMMIARDVGEMFPPRECEIGAPMLEVANLTREGSFADISLTVRRGEIVGLTGLLGSGAKDIVQCLFGLKQPDSGTISVAGQPVTLASPMQAVSHGIAMLPEDRRAHGVALGLSVRENVSLASLGRYSQLGFMRRGSERSIVTDLIRELSIKTPGGETLVRNLSGGNQQKVAIAKWLSCQSKVYVLDEPTVAVDVAAKVEIYTLLNRLAGEGAAILMLSSDLLELSDFCDRVLVVYRGALVGEYSGARLDSDHLLAASSGAQLNEGATV, encoded by the coding sequence ATGCGCACAGGCGAACAGCGCATTGCCATTTCAATGAAAAACATCGGGAAACGGTTCGGCGCCGTGCAGGCACTCGCCGACGCGAATCTCGAAGTGGCGTGCGGCACGGTTCACGGTTTGGTGGGCCAGAACGGCGCCGGCAAGTCGACGATCATCAAGGTACTGGCCGGCATCGTCACGCCGGACAGCGGCAGTATCGAGATCATGGGCGAGCCGGTCGGCCGCCTGAATCCGGCGAGCGTCGAACGGCTCGGAGTCCACTTCATCCATCAGGACCGCTTGCTGGTGCCCACGGCCACCATTGGCGAGGCCGTTTTCCTGTGTCATGAGCCACGCGCCGGCATCTTCATCAGCCGGCGCACGATGGACCGCCGCGCCGCCGAATTGCTGAAGACGTACTTCGATCTGGAACTCGATCCGGGTCTGCTCGTGCAGGACCTGACCACAGCCCAGCAAAAGATCGTTCAGATCACCCGCGCACTCGCCCAGAAGGCTCGCGTGCTGGTGCTCGACGAACCCACGGCGGCGCTCGTCAAGAAAGAAGTGGACAGTCTCTTCACGGTGCTGCGCCGCTTGCGCGACGACGGCATCGCGGTGATTTTCATTTCGCACTACATGCAGGAAATCGAATCGCTGTGCGACACCGTCACCGTGATGCGCAACGGCACGGACGTCGGCGTCGTCTCGCCGAAACAGACGCCGATGGACGACATCATTTCGATGATGATCGCGCGCGACGTCGGCGAAATGTTCCCGCCCCGCGAGTGCGAGATTGGCGCGCCGATGCTCGAGGTTGCGAACCTCACGCGCGAGGGCAGTTTTGCCGACATCAGCCTGACCGTGCGGCGCGGCGAGATCGTCGGCCTGACCGGCCTGCTCGGCTCCGGCGCGAAGGATATCGTGCAGTGCCTGTTCGGCCTCAAACAGCCGGATAGCGGCACGATTAGCGTGGCAGGCCAACCTGTCACCCTCGCCTCGCCGATGCAGGCCGTAAGCCACGGCATCGCCATGCTGCCCGAGGACCGCCGCGCGCACGGCGTCGCGCTCGGCCTTTCGGTACGGGAGAACGTCAGTCTCGCGAGCCTCGGCCGCTACAGCCAGCTTGGCTTCATGCGGCGCGGCAGCGAACGCTCCATTGTCACGGATCTGATTCGCGAACTATCGATCAAAACACCCGGCGGCGAAACGCTGGTGCGCAATCTGTCGGGCGGCAACCAGCAGAAGGTGGCGATCGCCAAATGGCTGAGCTGCCAGTCCAAAGTCTATGTGCTGGACGAGCCCACCGTCGCGGTGGATGTCGCCGCGAAAGTCGAAATCTACACGCTGCTGAACCGGCTCGCCGGGGAAGGCGCGGCCATCCTGATGCTGTCGTCCGACCTGCTGGAGCTCTCCGATTTCTGCGACCGCGTGCTCGTGGTGTATCGCGGCGCGCTCGTCGGCGAGTACAGCGGCGCGCGGCTCGATAGCGATCATCTGCTGGCGGCATCGTCGGGCGCGCAGCTCAATGAAGGAGCCACCGTATGA
- a CDS encoding MaoC family dehydratase, whose product MSDRNGWTGTIRGMPAVGAVAERNKTMSMRDIELFTEISGDRNPLHYDEALARDSMFGGLIVQGGVTTGILNALVAEDLPGPGTVFLGMELKFSKAVYVGDTITGRVELNTVREDKPICTIEISIRNQKGDVCVSGTATTYTTALLKD is encoded by the coding sequence ATGAGCGACAGGAATGGATGGACCGGCACGATTCGCGGCATGCCCGCCGTGGGCGCGGTAGCGGAGCGCAACAAGACGATGAGCATGCGCGACATTGAACTGTTCACCGAGATTTCGGGCGATCGCAACCCGCTGCATTACGACGAAGCGCTGGCGCGTGACTCGATGTTCGGCGGCTTGATCGTGCAGGGCGGCGTGACGACCGGCATTCTGAATGCGCTCGTCGCCGAAGATCTGCCGGGGCCCGGTACCGTTTTTCTCGGCATGGAGTTGAAATTCTCGAAAGCGGTGTATGTTGGCGATACCATTACTGGGCGCGTCGAGCTCAACACGGTTCGCGAGGATAAGCCGATCTGTACGATCGAGATATCGATCAGGAATCAGAAGGGCGATGTCTGCGTCAGCGGTACCGCGACCACGTATACCACTGCGCTTCTGAAAGACTAG
- a CDS encoding thiolase family protein has product MNRRSMGAIAGIGELKPMRRTEGATTLEFIAQAVRLAVADAGLDKDAIDGLLVGPQVGETPQHVPATVAEYLGLQPRMSNVVDLGGASGAGMVWRAAAAIAAGMCDAVVCVLANVREAEQPRSPNRNPIREFDVPFGASGANISYALPMQRHMAEFGSTPRQFARIASLARQNAQLNPDAIFYGQPASVEEVLASPVIASPLHLFEIVMPVAGGAAVVVVSAERAKALKHPPVHLLGAGEKLTHRAISQAPSLTSGPLKPAMQHALARAGLSAADMSLLSFYDCYTIMVALTIEDAGLCAPGQFGHWMDEHTFGHAGDFPLNTHGGQLGCGQADLAGGMTHIVEAVRQLRHEAGARQIANAQTALVTGNGATVSEATALVLGADS; this is encoded by the coding sequence ATGAACCGTCGATCGATGGGCGCAATCGCCGGCATCGGTGAGTTGAAGCCGATGCGGCGCACCGAAGGCGCCACGACGCTCGAATTCATTGCGCAAGCAGTCCGGCTTGCCGTTGCCGATGCCGGTCTGGACAAGGACGCGATCGACGGCCTGCTGGTCGGTCCGCAGGTTGGTGAAACGCCGCAGCATGTGCCGGCCACCGTTGCCGAATATCTCGGCTTGCAGCCGCGTATGTCGAACGTGGTGGACCTGGGCGGCGCCAGTGGTGCGGGCATGGTATGGCGTGCGGCGGCTGCGATTGCCGCCGGCATGTGCGACGCAGTGGTTTGCGTTCTCGCGAATGTGCGCGAAGCGGAACAGCCGCGTTCGCCGAATCGCAATCCAATCCGTGAGTTTGATGTGCCGTTCGGCGCGTCTGGCGCCAACATTTCCTACGCGTTGCCCATGCAGCGGCACATGGCTGAATTTGGCTCGACGCCGCGGCAGTTCGCGCGCATTGCGTCGCTCGCTCGACAGAATGCGCAGCTCAATCCCGATGCGATTTTCTACGGCCAGCCGGCTAGCGTCGAGGAGGTGCTGGCGTCGCCGGTGATCGCCAGTCCGTTGCATCTGTTTGAGATCGTGATGCCGGTGGCAGGCGGCGCGGCGGTCGTGGTGGTCAGTGCGGAGCGCGCGAAAGCGCTGAAGCATCCCCCCGTGCATCTGTTGGGCGCCGGCGAAAAGCTCACGCATCGCGCGATCAGTCAGGCACCTTCACTGACCTCGGGGCCGTTGAAACCCGCGATGCAACACGCGTTGGCACGTGCCGGACTGAGCGCCGCCGATATGAGCCTGCTGTCGTTCTACGATTGCTACACGATCATGGTCGCACTGACGATCGAGGACGCCGGCCTCTGCGCACCGGGACAGTTCGGCCACTGGATGGACGAGCATACGTTCGGCCACGCCGGCGACTTTCCGTTGAACACGCACGGCGGCCAGCTTGGCTGCGGACAGGCGGATCTGGCGGGCGGCATGACGCATATTGTCGAGGCGGTCCGGCAACTGCGTCACGAGGCAGGCGCGAGGCAGATCGCCAATGCGCAGACGGCGCTTGTTACCGGCAACGGCGCGACTGTCAGTGAAGCGACCGCACTCGTTCTGGGAGCTGACTCGTGA
- a CDS encoding SDR family NAD(P)-dependent oxidoreductase — protein sequence MSSRQVETGQVVSIENHATSYRSRFALDGLIAVVTGGASGIGLESARALAQCGARVVLLDRDTQSLDRAVQTLRDEQLAASAHAVDVTDPAALQSVADRVVSEHGQVDVLVNSAGIARLNAALDTPDEEWRQVMDINVNGLFWASRAFGRHMVARRSGSIVNLGSMSGLIVNRPQTAASYMTSKGAVHMLTKALATEWARDNVRVNALAPGYIGTEMTLAMRARPELFDVWMDMTPMGRCGEPGEVAAAVVFLASPASSYMTGSIVPVDGGYTSW from the coding sequence ATGAGCAGCAGGCAAGTTGAAACCGGACAAGTCGTCAGCATCGAAAACCATGCCACCAGCTACCGGAGCCGATTCGCTCTCGACGGGCTGATCGCGGTTGTAACAGGCGGCGCCAGCGGGATCGGCCTCGAATCCGCCCGGGCACTGGCGCAATGCGGCGCACGCGTCGTCCTGCTCGACCGCGATACCCAATCATTGGACCGCGCCGTTCAGACCTTGCGCGACGAACAACTTGCGGCATCGGCGCATGCCGTCGATGTCACCGACCCGGCCGCGCTGCAAAGCGTGGCTGACCGGGTGGTCAGCGAGCACGGACAGGTCGATGTGCTGGTGAACAGCGCAGGCATTGCCCGCCTCAACGCAGCCCTCGATACGCCGGATGAAGAATGGCGGCAGGTGATGGACATCAATGTGAACGGTCTTTTCTGGGCCTCGCGTGCGTTCGGCAGGCACATGGTTGCGCGCCGCTCGGGCAGCATCGTGAACCTCGGCTCCATGTCCGGACTGATCGTCAACCGGCCGCAAACCGCGGCCTCCTATATGACCAGCAAGGGTGCCGTTCACATGCTGACCAAGGCGCTGGCCACCGAGTGGGCGCGCGACAACGTCCGCGTGAATGCACTGGCGCCCGGCTATATCGGCACCGAAATGACGCTTGCCATGCGCGCACGGCCCGAACTCTTCGACGTGTGGATGGACATGACGCCGATGGGCCGCTGCGGTGAGCCCGGCGAAGTGGCTGCGGCGGTCGTCTTTCTCGCCTCTCCCGCGTCCTCGTATATGACGGGTTCCATCGTCCCGGTAGACGGTGGCTACACCTCCTGGTAA
- a CDS encoding Zn-ribbon domain-containing OB-fold protein, translating to MIESYDGLVVPGPITTHISAPFWAAAREGELALQQCDACAQYFFYPRAFCPHCWSERTTWRRASGEGVIKSFSIIHRPGHFAWTEAAPYVIALIELKEGPTMLSQMAGVGIETVQVGQFVQVSCTQVGQHILPFFRLQTGSIGSTAGSNEA from the coding sequence GTGATCGAATCCTATGACGGCCTGGTCGTTCCCGGCCCGATAACAACCCATATCAGTGCACCGTTCTGGGCTGCGGCACGCGAAGGAGAACTGGCGTTGCAGCAGTGTGACGCGTGCGCGCAATACTTCTTTTATCCGCGTGCCTTTTGCCCGCATTGCTGGAGTGAGCGAACCACATGGCGACGCGCCAGTGGTGAAGGCGTTATCAAGAGTTTCTCGATCATTCATCGGCCGGGCCATTTTGCGTGGACCGAGGCCGCGCCGTACGTGATCGCGCTGATCGAGCTTAAGGAGGGACCGACGATGCTGAGTCAGATGGCCGGTGTAGGCATTGAAACAGTTCAGGTCGGCCAATTCGTGCAGGTGAGTTGTACGCAGGTTGGCCAGCACATCCTGCCGTTCTTCCGCCTGCAAACTGGGTCCATCGGATCGACAGCCGGGAGCAACGAAGCATGA
- a CDS encoding sugar ABC transporter substrate-binding protein — translation MKTIKAAARRTPGALRIASFATLLALASGLLAQAAHAEPSLAGKRIGVSITGTDHYWDLMAFRGVQDEIKRLGGTAIALDAGRKDQTQIAQLQTLIAQKPDAIVEILGNVSVLNPWLAKIRAANIPLFTVDTATPYSLNVTTSNNYSLGSEVALQMVSDMGGKGNVLVFNGFYSVPVCKIRYDQMKYVLSAYPDVKIIEPELRDVIPNTVQSAYSNVTDMLTKYPAKGSINAIWACWDVPQIGATQAVQAAKRNEVRTYAIDGSPDVIKMVADPNSPAGAVGAQRPYEIGRASAMNVAKYLSGQKVPPFTFVPSVLVSKENAATTSRPLLDDAAKVGAK, via the coding sequence ATGAAAACTATTAAGGCCGCCGCACGACGCACGCCGGGTGCCTTGCGCATCGCTTCATTCGCGACACTGCTCGCGCTCGCGTCCGGCTTGCTCGCTCAGGCAGCCCACGCGGAGCCGTCGCTCGCGGGCAAGCGCATTGGCGTATCGATTACGGGCACCGATCACTACTGGGACCTGATGGCATTTCGCGGCGTGCAGGACGAGATCAAACGTCTGGGCGGCACGGCCATCGCGCTCGATGCCGGCCGCAAGGATCAGACGCAGATCGCACAACTGCAAACCCTGATCGCGCAGAAGCCGGATGCGATCGTGGAGATTCTCGGCAACGTCAGCGTGCTGAATCCATGGCTCGCGAAGATCCGCGCGGCGAACATCCCGCTCTTTACCGTCGACACCGCTACGCCGTATTCGCTGAACGTCACCACCTCGAACAACTATTCGCTGGGTTCGGAAGTCGCGCTACAAATGGTTTCGGACATGGGTGGCAAGGGCAACGTGCTGGTGTTCAACGGCTTCTATAGCGTGCCGGTCTGCAAAATCCGCTATGACCAGATGAAGTACGTGCTGAGCGCCTACCCCGATGTGAAGATCATCGAGCCCGAGTTGCGCGACGTGATTCCGAACACGGTTCAAAGCGCGTATTCGAACGTCACCGACATGCTGACCAAGTATCCGGCGAAGGGCTCGATCAACGCGATCTGGGCGTGCTGGGACGTGCCGCAGATCGGCGCGACGCAGGCGGTTCAGGCGGCCAAACGCAACGAGGTGCGCACCTACGCGATCGACGGCAGCCCGGATGTGATCAAGATGGTCGCCGACCCGAATTCTCCGGCCGGCGCGGTAGGCGCACAACGTCCGTATGAAATCGGCCGCGCGTCGGCCATGAATGTCGCTAAATATCTGTCGGGCCAGAAGGTGCCGCCGTTCACGTTCGTGCCGTCCGTTCTCGTCAGCAAGGAGAATGCAGCCACAACGTCCAGGCCGCTGCTCGACGACGCCGCCAAGGTCGGTGCGAAGTAA